The nucleotide sequence TACCCTGCTGAGCATTTCGGCGCTGCTGGCCGAGCAGGGCGGGGGATTGGGGCATATCACGTCGGCGACCTTGTTCTGCAAGGACCGCGCGGCGTGGGAGGCCTGGGAGCGGACCACCCAGTTGCTCGGGTTGCCGAAGATTCCGAAGATCTGTCTGCTCGCCGACGTTTGCCGCGACGACCTGTTGGTCGAAATGGAGGCGGTGGCGGTGATCTGAGCCCAAGCGACGACAGCTTTTGTGCTGAAGGGCGGGGTCTCCGAACCCCGCCTCGAACACGTTATCACAATCGAATAAGGCGGGATCAGCGATTCCGCCATACAGCACAGAACGACATCGCTGCGGTGCCTCCACTCAACCCGTCCGGAGGCCGGGTTCCACCCCGAGGCACTGGTGCCAGCGGGGGAACATTACGCTAACATCACCGGCGGCAACCAGGGCGGTATGACCGCCGAGGTTGGATCGCGATCAACAAAAAGCTCCGGCAACTCGTTGAATTGCCGGAGCTTGAAAGTGGTGCGGGCATAGGGAGTCGAACCCCAAACCTTCAGATTCGTAGTCTGACGCTCTATCCAGTTGAGCTATGCCCGCACGAAGGAAGGGCGAATAAGCGAATTTCCCGGAGCAACAGCAAGCAGAATTTTAATGGGAAAACCCCGGTCGAAATTTTCGCGATGGGCGTAGGCAAAGGTCAGTCCGGCAGGCGCTTGACGCGGATGTGGCGGTAGCGGACGACGCTCTTGGGGTCGTGCGCCTGCAGGGCGAAGGTACCGGTGCCGAGTTTCCGCTCGAAGGCGGCGCCGGCCTGGGCGCCGGCGGGTTCCTTGTACTGCATCACGATCGTGTCATTCACCTTCACGGTCACCGTGTTGCCCTCAACGATGATGTGCTGGGTCCACCAGACGTTGTCCTGGGCGGCGACGAAGCCGACGCTGGCGAGGTCGTAGAGGCTGCCGGTTTTCTTCCAGTCGGACTGGGTGTTGTTGACCTGCGTTTCGAAGCCGGCCTGGGGCCAGTTGGTTTCCTGGTAGCGGGTGTGGAAGTAGATGCCGCCGTTCGCGCCGGGCTCGGTCATGACCTCGACCTTGAGCTCAAAATTTTTGAAGGGGACGGGATCGCCGGTATAAAACAGGTGGCAGCGCGGGCCGCGGGTGACGAAGGCGCCGTCCTCGATTTTCCAAGTGGCGGTGTTTTCGGTGGCGGGGGTCCAGCCGGCGAAGCTGGAGCCGTCCATGAGGCTGGTGAAGCCCTCCTCCGCCGCGGCGGCGAAGGCGGGGACGCTGACGAGCAGGGCGAGGGCGAACCGGAGGGGTAGGGGGCGCATGGCCGCAGTGAAGACAGTCGAAGGGAGCGGGGCAAACGGAAACAAAAAAAGGCCCGCGTTGCCGCGGGCCGGAAAAATCGAGGCAGACGAGGCTCAGATC is from Lacunisphaera limnophila and encodes:
- a CDS encoding 3-keto-disaccharide hydrolase; this encodes MRPLPLRFALALLVSVPAFAAAAEEGFTSLMDGSSFAGWTPATENTATWKIEDGAFVTRGPRCHLFYTGDPVPFKNFELKVEVMTEPGANGGIYFHTRYQETNWPQAGFETQVNNTQSDWKKTGSLYDLASVGFVAAQDNVWWTQHIIVEGNTVTVKVNDTIVMQYKEPAGAQAGAAFERKLGTGTFALQAHDPKSVVRYRHIRVKRLPD